One Triticum dicoccoides isolate Atlit2015 ecotype Zavitan chromosome 5B, WEW_v2.0, whole genome shotgun sequence genomic window carries:
- the LOC119311651 gene encoding manganese-dependent ADP-ribose/CDP-alcohol diphosphatase-like — MAAANGLAHASAKKPLFTFGVIADVQYADIPDGCSFLGVPRYYRHSISVLQRAVSTWNEQGNINFSINFGDTIDGFCPKDKSLWAMQKVIDEFEKFDGPTYHMFGNHCLYNLPRSKLVALLKMPTDSDRAYYDFSPCPEYRFVVLDAYDFSALGWPHDHPVTAAALKLLDEKNPNTDKNSPDGLFGVDRRFVKFNGAVGKEQLSWLNDVLQDASDRRQNVILCSHLPMDPGAVYPAALMWNYDEVMSIVRRYNCVRACFAGHDHKGGYSVDSHGVHHRTLEAALECPPGTSAFGRIEAYPDKLLLVGSDGMADTEMCFRSSDRAAL, encoded by the coding sequence ATGGCTGCCGCAAACGGACTAGCCCATGCATCTGCCAAGAAGCCCTTGTTCACATTTGGCGTCATTGCTGATGTCCAGTACGCCGATATCCCAGACGGCTGCTCGTTCCTCGGCGTCCCACGCTACTACCGGCACAGCATCAGCGTCCTTCAAAGAGCTGTCAGCACATGGAATGAGCAAGGCAATATCAATTTCTCCATCAACTTTGGAGACACCATCGACGGGTTCTGCCCAAAGGACAAGTCGTTGTGGGCAATGCAGAAGGTCATTGACGAGTTTGAGAAGTTCGATGGCCCGACCTACCACATGTTTGGCAACCATTGCCTCTACAACCTTCCTCGGAGCAAGCTGGTGGCATTGTTGAAGATGCCGACGGATTCTGATCGCGCGTATTATGACTTCTCACCATGTCCTGAGTACAGATTTGTTGTTCTGGATGCTTATGATTTCAGCGCACTTGGCTGGCCTCATGATCATCCTGTAACCGCAGCAGCATTGAAGCTCCTCGATGAAAAGAACCCAAACACCGACAAGAACAGCCCTGACGGTCTTTTTGGCGTCGACAGGCGGTTTGTGAAGTTCAATGGTGCAGTTGGCAAGGAGCAGCTGTCCTGGCTCAACGATGTCCTCCAGGATGCATCGGACCGCCGGCAGAACGTCATCCTATGCAGTCATCTCCCAATGGACCCTGGCGCAGTGTACCCAGCAGCTCTTATGTGGAACTATGATGAGGTGATGTCTATCGTTCGACGATACAACTGTGTTAGGGCCTGCTTTGCCGGGCACGACCACAAGGGTGGCTACTCAGTGGACTCCCACGGCGTGCACCATCGCACCCTCGAGGCTGCGCTGGAGTGTCCTCCCGGCACCAGTGCATTCGGGCGTATCGAAGCCTATCCTGACAAGCTATTGCTTGTAGGCTCTGATGGAATGGCTGATACTGAAATGTGTTTTCGGTCATCGGATCGAGCTGCGCTGTAG